A genome region from Plasmodium vinckei vinckei genome assembly, chromosome: PVVCY_07 includes the following:
- a CDS encoding trafficking protein particle complex subunit 3, putative, with protein sequence MMKDKYEKQGDAIFAKLEKVNSELLSLTYGALVSQLLKDFEIVDEVNDQLSKMGHNIGVRLIEEFLAKSEISFCEDFEETMEVIAKVAFKMFLGITGTVTCVNKDSNIYSIIFHENPLCDFVELPKSLSSLNYCNLFCGVIKGALEQVRIRVTCYFVKDMLKGDDYYEMYIQLQEIMKEEILNDEES encoded by the exons atgatgaaagataaatatgaaaaacaaGGGGATGCTATATTTGcaaaattagaaaaagtg AACTCCGAATTGCTGTCCCTCACATATGGAGCTTTGGTGAGTCAGTTGCTCAAGGACTTTGAGATTGTTGATGAAGTTAATGACCAATTAAGTAAAAT GGGGCATAACATTGGGGTAAGGTTGATCGAAGAATTTCTCGCAAAATCCGAGATCTCTTTTTGTGAAGATTTCGAAGAAACAATGGAAGTTATAGCAAAG gTGGCATTTAAAATGTTCCTAGGAATAACCGGGACAGTTACTTGTGTAAATAAAGACTcgaatatatattccattatttttcatgAAAACCCTTTATGTGACTTTGTTGAGTTACCAAAATCATTATCCTCTTTAAATTAttgtaatttattttgtggAGTAATCAAAGGAGCTTTAGAACAA GTTCGAATACGAGTAACATGCTACTTTGTCAAAGACATGCTCAAAGGCGATGACTACTATGAAATGTATATCCAATTACAAGag ATTATGAAAGaagaaattttaaatgacGAAGAGtcttaa